The following proteins are co-located in the Anoplopoma fimbria isolate UVic2021 breed Golden Eagle Sablefish chromosome 18, Afim_UVic_2022, whole genome shotgun sequence genome:
- the ccn2a gene encoding CCN family member 2a: MSAAMKKMILVPFLCIMLSYMADGQECGNQCSCPSTPPQCPPGVSLVLDGCGCCRVCAKQMGELCTERDLCDPHKGLYCDFGAPINRRIGVCTARDGATCVFGGMMYKSGETFQSSCKYQCTCLDGAVGCVPLCAMDVRLPSPDCPMPRRVKVPGKCCEEWECDSPNRQSFVGSVLAAYREEETYGPDPSMMRENCLVQTTEWSACSKTCGLGISTRVTNDNRECRLEKQTRLCMVRPCESQLEQSIRKGKKCIRTPRLSKPMKFEISGCTTTKSYRPKFCGVCLDGRCCTPHRTTTLPMEFKCPDGQVMKKHMMFIKSCACHHNCPGENDIFESMYYKKMMGDMA; the protein is encoded by the exons ATGTCTGCCGCAATGAAGAAAATGATTTTGGTGCCTTTCCTGTGCATCATGCTCTCATACATG GCTGATGGTCAGGAGTGCGGCAACCAGTGTTCGTGCCCCTCCACTCCCCCTCAGTGCCCCCCAGGAGTGAGCCTGGTGCTGGACGGCTGCGGCTGCTGCAGGGTGTGCGCCAAGCAGATGGGGGAGCTGTGCACCGAGAGAGACCTCTGTGACCCACACAAAGGCCTCTACTGTGACTTCGGAGCCCCCATCAACAGACGCATAGGAGTGTGCACAG CTCGAGATGGAGCCACCTGTGTTTTCGGAGGCATGATGTACAAGAGCGGAGAGACTTTCCAGAGCAGCTGCAAGTACCAGTGTACCTGTCTGGATGGAGCCGTGGGCTGTGTCCCGCTTTGCGCCATGGACGTCAGGCTGCCCAGCCCCGACTGCCCCATGCCAAGACGTGTCAAGGTGCCAGGGAAGTGCTGCGAGGAATGGGAGTGTGATTCTCCCAACAGACAAAGCTTTGTGGGCTCAGTTCTGGCTG CctacagagaagaagagaccTATGGCCCAGATCCCTCCATGATGAGGGAGAACTGCCTGGTTCAGACTACTGAATGGAGTGCTTGCTCCAAGACTTGTGGCCTCGGGATCTCCACCAGGGTCACCAATGATAACCGCGAATGCCGCCTGGAGAAACAGACCCGGCTGTGTATGGTGCGACCATGCGAGTCCCAGCTGGAGCAGAGCATTAGG aaaggaaagaaatgCATCCGTACTCCCAGACTCTCCAAGCCCATGAAGTTTGAGATCTCCGGCTGCACCACCACCAAGTCCTACAGGCCAAAGTTCTGCGGCGTCTGCCTGGATGGCCGTTGTTGCACCCCACACAGAACCACCACCCTGCCCATGGAGTTCAAATGCCCCGACGGACAGGTCATGAAGAAGCACATGATGTTCATCAAGTCCTGCGCCTGCCACCACAACTGCCCCGGGGAGAACGACATCTTCGAGTCAATGTATTACAAGAAGATGATGGGAGACATGGCGTGA
- the chga gene encoding chromogranin-A, translating into MMGRGLFVLTILSNCALSLPVTHSQLENEDVKVMKCIVEALADVLSRPHPMPVSQECLVTLKTDDRLVSILRHQNFLKVLQDIAVQGHQERAQHQRDAGTSEQSTQTPQAADDVADRSMLEALGGPGEQSILSQKKRTGNGDGEEEKEDSLVDGESQDDNGVIEEVKEKRENDKSPGSHISASVEEWREGKAEKREEEEGEDYDEKRANSEEEHMIKDKKGAGFGEKRDAPRIKSKEKKFDEEDEEEKDKRSAYLSHRPKQEVEKEEEEDEGEMKRESKESHKRWTKRGKSSPMKKKAVGNEAQQEVPHHSREVAEEEEEEEKKKKRNPQRSPEEKELQMIARGGPEERRGSEEEGSASRKSEEPEIESLAAIESELEDVAQKLHEMRRG; encoded by the exons atgatggGGAGAGGACTCTTCGTTTTGACAATCCTGTCTAACTGCG CTCTGTCATTGCCAGTGACTCACAGTCAGCTGGAGAATGAGGACGTAAAG gtgatGAAATGCATTGTGGAGGCGCTGGCAGATGTGCTATCGAGGCCCCACCCAATGCCCGTCAGTCAGGAGTGTTTGGTCACACTGAAGACAG ACGACAGACTGGTTTCTATCCTTCGCCATCAAAACTTCCTGAAGGTGCTGCAGGACATCGCTGTTCAAG GTCATCAGGAGAGAGCTCAGCACCAGAGAGACGCTGGTACTTCTGAACAATCAACACAAACTCCTCAGGCTGCAGACGATGTCGCTG ATCGATCCATGTTGGAAGCTTTAGGAGGCCCAGGTGAACAATCCATCCTGTCCCAGAAGAAGAGGACAGGAaatggagacggagaggaagaaaaggaagacaGCCTGGTAGATGGAGAGTCACAAGATGACAATGGCGTTATTGAGGAggtaaaagagaagagagaaaacgaCAAGAGTCCAGGAAGCCACATTTCTGCATCTGTGGAGGAGTGGAGAGAGGGCAAGGCtgaaaagagggaggaagaagaaggagaagattaTGACGAGAAGAGAGCTAATTCAGAGGAGGAACACATGATCAAGGATAAGAAAG GTGCTGGATTTGGTGAAAAGAGAGATGCACCCAGAATCAAATCAAAAGAGAAGAAGtttgatgaagaagatgaagaggagaaagacaagagaTCTGCATATTTATCACACAGGCCTAAACAAGAGgtggaaaaggaggaagaggaggatgaaggagaaatgaagagagagagtaagGAGAGCCACAAGCGATGGACCAAGAGGGGGAAGTCGTCGCCAATGAAGAAGAAAGCAGTCGGAAATGAGGCGCAGCAGGAAGTGCCACATCACTCGAGAGAGGtcgcagaggaagaggaggaggaggagaagaagaagaaaaggaaccCACAGAGGAGTCCAGAGGAGAAGGAGCTGCAGATGATCGCCAGGGgaggaccagaggagaggagggggtcGGAGGAAGAGGGGAGCGCCAGCCGGAAGTCAGAG GAGCCAGAGATTGAAAGCCTGGCAGCCATTGAGTCAGAGCTCGAAGACGTTGCCCAGAAACTCCATGAGATGCGGcgaggctga
- the si:dkey-177p2.18 gene encoding phospholipase B1, membrane-associated has product MQTLREVQKPTPGCRLQRSFCSCLIEPEARSPELQELVEVNLEFQKRLETLLNSDRFFKDDFAVVLQPFLKHADPPRLPDGKIDTTFFTHDCFHFTIKGHEELAKGLWNNMFQPEGGKMIVSSFSDPISLICPSMEHPYIFTRPIAAQSDQPPLQSDALSRAAVLLLLLLLLVGLA; this is encoded by the exons ATGCAGACTCTGAGGGAGGTGCAGAAGCCCACCCCGGGGTGCCGGCTCCAAAG ATCTTTCTGCTCGTGCCTGATAGAGCCAGAAGCCCGTTCTCCTGAGCTTCAAGAGCTGGTCGAAGTCAATCTGGAATTCCAG AAAAGACTGGAGACGCTGCTGAACAGCGATCGTTTCTTCAAAGACGACTTCGCCGTCGTTCTTCAGCCCTTTCTGAAACACGCCGACCCTCCTCGCCTCCCG GATGGGAAGATCGACACGACCTTCTTCACCCACGACTGCTTCCACTTCACCATCAAGGGGCATGAGGAGCTGGCTAAGGGACTGTGGAACAACATG TTTCAGCCTGAGGGGGGAAAGATGATTGTGAGCAGCTTCTCTGACCCCATCAgtctcatctgtccatccatG GAACACCCGTATATCTTCACCAGACCGATAGCAGCCCAGTCAGACCAGCCTCCTCTGCAGTCTGACGCTCTGTCACGGGCCGCCgtccttctgctgctgctcctgcttctTGTGGGTTTGGCATGA